From the Cucurbita pepo subsp. pepo cultivar mu-cu-16 chromosome LG05, ASM280686v2, whole genome shotgun sequence genome, one window contains:
- the LOC111796068 gene encoding BEL1-like homeodomain protein 7 translates to MATYYSSSSNGRDATPILYSRGALIGSYEDSSILPRNMMMHNSGMYMDSCPSQGDNGCGQITSVGAAGTSQQQQEFLSNLGGSEIAEHDFNTWRGEGRSEMVGASSMRGPTNVLHGGQNLQGQGLSLTLSTQIPSGIQMPSIPYRNSDMGLASFLSPNPTSSGDDGCRNGSSRDEQLAKGELSQYSMSTIARTMPNSKYLKAAQQLLDEAVNVRKALKRPNNERNQSSHEHETRSGKNGDAGTKNDGSMLTASGASSNPQETGSNSTCELSHAEKQDLQNKLTKLLYMLDEVDRRYNQYYHQMQIVVSSFDVIAGCGASKPYTALALQTISRHFRCLRDAIAGQVRATRKSLGEHENSGNDKGVGITRLRYVDQQLRQQRALQQLGMIQQHAWRPQRGLPENSVSILRAWLFEHFLHPYPKDSDKIMLARQTGLTRSQVSNWFINARVRLWKPMVEEMYKEEAGSAEMDSISSSENVGKGTKGDNRTFEDNKEEDLQQSTSSTATERCSAGDIIDLKSDQASNLGNSGSTRLASFQNGAHIEAQNELVKSREELRPNVNNSNFFPDAIVQSQAGSDRFMAAAAAYHMSELGRFGAVSGVSLTLGLQHCEGGGIPMPTGTHHGFAAMRGDEMYNAAASSLGDTGHFECVNAGNPQPRFGPSHLYHDFVV, encoded by the exons ATGGCTACTTACTATTCTAGTTCGAGTAATGGAAGGGATGCTACTCCTATCCTCTACTCGAGAGGAGCTTTGATCGGTTCGTATGAAGACTCGTCGATTCTTCCCCGGAATATGATGATGCATAATTCTGGGATGTACATGGATTCATGTCCTTCACAGGGAGACAATGGTTGTGGTCAGATAACGTCGGTTGGAGCAGCGGGAACGAGCCAACAACAGCAGGAGTTTTTGTCGAATCTCGGTGGTTCGGAGATTGCTGAGCATGATTTCAATACATGGAGAGGAGAGGGAAGGAGTGAAATGGTCGGTGCGAGCTCGATGCGTGGCCCGACCAATGTTCTTCATGGTGGGCAGAATTTGCAGGGTCAGGGGTTATCCCTTACTCTTAGTACACAAATTCCATCTGGAATTCAAATGCCATCAATTCCTTATAGGAATTCGGATATGGGTTTAGCTTCGTTCTTGAGTCCGAATCCGACTAGTTCAGGCGACGATGGCTGCAGAAATGGCAGCTCTAGAGACGAGCAGTTGGCAAAGGGCGAATTATCTCAATACAGTATGTCTACGATTGCACGAACGATGCCGAACTCGAAGTACCTTAAGGCAGCACAACAACTCCTTGATGAAGCTGTTAATGTCAGGAAAGCTTTGAAGCGACCTAATAATGAGAGAAACCAGAGCTCACATGAGCATGAAACTAGAAGTGGAAAGAATGGTGATGCAGGAACCAAAAACGATGGTTCGATGCTCACTGCAAGCGGAGCGTCTTCAAACCCTCAAGAAACTGGAAGCAATTCAACTTGTGAGCTCTCTCATGCTGAAAAGCAAGATTTGCAGAACAAGTTGACAAAGCTTTTATACATGTTGGATGAG GTTGATAGAAGGTACAATCAGTATTACCATCAGATGCAGATTGTGGTATCATCGTTTGATGTTATAGCAGGATGTGGGGCGTCTAAGCCATATACTGCACTTGCACTCCAGACTATATCTCGTCATTTTCGGTGCTTGCGGGATGCAATAGCTGGTCAAGTTCGAGCTACCCGTAAAAGCCTGGGAGAGCATGAGAACTCTGGAAATGACAAAGGAGTTGGAATCACCCGTCTCCGGTACGTCGACCAGCAGTTAAGGCAACAAAGGGCTCTTCAGCAGCTTGGTATGATACAGCAGCATGCATGGAGGCCTCAAAGAGGGTTGCCTGAGAACTCTGTTTCGATTCTTCGTGCTTGGCTGTTCGAGCATTTCCTTCATCC GTATCCAAAGGACTCTGATAAGATCATGTTGGCAAGGCAAACAGGATTGACTAGAAGTCAG GTCTCTAATTGGTTTATCAATGCACGCGTTCGTCTTTGGAAACCTATGGTAGAGGAAATGTACAAGGAAGAGGCAGGCAGTGCAGAAATGGACTCTATATCATCATCTGAAAATGTTGGCAAGGGAACAAAAGGAGATAACAGGACCTTTGAGGATAATAAGGAGGAGGATCTGCAACAAAGTACAAGTTCAACAGCCACCGAAAGATGTAGCGCTGGAGACATTATCGACTTAAAATCCGATCAAGCCTCTAATCTTGGAAATTCAGGTTCCACCAGACTAGCTAGTTTCCAAAATGGTGCTCACATCGAAGCTCAAAACGAGCTGGTAAAGTCGAGGGAGGAGCTAAGGCCTAATGTAAATAACTCTAATTTCTTTCCTGATGCAATTGTCCAGTCTCAGGCAGGAAGTGACAGGTTTATGGCTGCCGCTGCTGCCTATCACATGTCTGAACTGGGAAGGTTTGGGGCGGTTAGCGGGGTATCGCTTACACTGGGCTTGCAGCATTGTGAGGGTGGTGGCATACCTATGCCCACTGGGACACATCATGGTTTTGCAGCCATGAGAGGAGACGAAATGTACAATGCTGCAGCGTCTTCTCTCGGGGACACAGGCCATTTTGAATGCGTAAACGCTGGTAATCCGCAACCGAGGTTCGGCCCTTCTCATCTTTACCATGATTTTGTTGTGTAA